From Serratia fonticola:
GGAGGCGGTCGGCTCGTCCAGCAGCAGGATGGGGTAATCCTTGATAAAGCCACGGGCGATATTCACCCGCTGTTGCTCACCACCGGAGAAGGTCGAAGGGGCCAACTGCCACAGGCGCTGCGGCACGTTGAGCTGGTTGAGTAGGGCTTCGGCACGTTCACGGCATTCGCTACGCTCAACGCCGGATTCCAGCAACGGTTGCATCACCACTTCCAGCGCGCTGATACGAGGTATCACCCGGAGAAACTGGCTGACCCAGCCGATGGTGTGGCGGCGCACAGCCAGGATCTGGCGAGCCTCGGCCTGAACCAGCTCCAGCCAGTCGTTTTGATGATGGATCCAGATTTTGCCGCTGTCTGGCAGATAGTTGGCATACAGTGAGCGCAGCAGGGTGGATTTCCCGCTGCCGGAGTGCCCATGCAGTACCACGCATTCGCCGCTGCTGACGGTCAGGTTGGCATCCTGCAAAACCGGCAGGCGGGTGCCGTGCTGTTGGTGCAGGACAAAGGTCTTACTCAGGTGTTCAACCCGGATTTTAATTGTCATGATTTCACCTGTGTTACGACAGAACTGAAGAGACCAGCAGTTGGGTGTACGGATGGTGCGGGTCGTCCAGCACCCGATCGGTCAGACCGCTTTCCACCACTTCACCTTCCTTCATCACCAGCAAACGATGGGCCAGCAGGCGTGCGACCCCCAGATCGTGAGTGACGATCACCGCCGCCAACTGCATTTCCACCACCAGATTGCGCAGCAGATCCAGCAGGCGCGCCTGCACGGAAACGTCCAGCCCGCCGGTCGGCTCATCCATAAACACCAGCTTGGGGTGGGTCACCAGATTGCGGGCGATCTGCAAGCGCTGCTGCATACCGCCGGAGAAGGTGGTGGGCAGATCATCCAGACGAGAAACCGGGATCTCCACGTCTTCCAGCCATTGTTTGGCCTGCTGGCGAATATCACCGTAATGACGCTGGCCGATGGCCATCAGGCGCTCACCGATGTTGCCACCGGCAGACACCTGTGGCCGCAGACCGTCGAGCGGATGCTGATGGACCACGCCCCAGTCGGTGCGCAGCAGGCGGCGGCGATCGCTTTCTGCCATGGCGTACAGATCCTGCTGTTGCCCCGGTTGTGGGCGGTAGAGGATCTGCCCCTGTTGTGGGGCCAGCCGGGCGGAGATTGACTTGAGCAGCGTGGTTTTACCTGAGCCGGATTCGCCGACGATGCCCAGCACTTCACCGGGATAGATATCGAATGACACGTTGCTGAAACCCTTGCCCGGCGCGTAAAGGTGGGTGAGGTTGTCGACCGTCAGCAACGGCGTGGCACTCAATGGAGCGGAAGTCATCAGTGCGGTACCTCTTGGTTGAGTTGTTGCTGGCAGAAATCGGTGTCTGAGCAGACGAACATCCGGCTGCCTTGGTCGTCGAGCACCACTTCATCCAGATAGCTGTGGCGCGAACCGCATAGGGCGCATGGCTCCTCCCATTGCTGCACGCTGAACGGATGGTCGTCAAAGTCCAGGCTTTCCACCTTGGTAAACGGCGGCAGGGCGTAAATGCGTTTTTCACGCCCGGCCCCGAACAACTGCAATGCGGGCATCATGTGCATCTTCGGGTTATCGAATTTAGGGATCGGCGAGGGGTCCATCACATAGCGATCGTTAACCTTCACCGGATAGGCATAGGTGGTGGCGATATGGCCGTAGCGGGCGATATCTTCATACAGCTTCACTTGCATCACGCCGTACTCTTCCAGCGCGTGCATCTTGCGCGTCTCGGTCTCACGCGGTTCGATAAAGCGCAGTGGCTCGGGGATGGGCACCTGATAAATCAGGATTTGATCCGCCTGCAATGGCGTTTCCGGAATACGGTGGCGGGTCTGGATCAGTGTGGCCTCTGGCGTGCGCTCGGTGGTAGCAACACCGGCTACGCGCTGGAAGAAGCGGCGGATGGAGACCGCGTTGGTGGTGTCGTCGGCGCCCTGGTCGATTACCTTCAGCACGTCGGTGCGGCCAATGATGCTGGCGGTGATCTGGATGCCGCCGGTGCCCCAGCCATAAGGCATCGGCATCTCACGGCCACCAAACGGCACCTGATAGCCGGGGATCGCCACTGCCTTGAGGATGGCGCGGCGGATCATGCGCTTGGTTTGTTCATCCAGATAACCGAGGTTATAGCCGGTCAATACTTCACTCATGGCGGTTCTCCTGAAGAGCGGCAAATTCCTGCTGCAGGCGTTTGAGCAACTCCAGTTCGGCCTGGAAATCGACGTAGTGCGGCAGCTTGAGATGGGAGACAAAACCGGCGGCCTCCACGTTATCGGCGTGCGCCAGCACAAACTCTTCGTCCTGCGCCGGGCCTGCTACGTCCTCGCCGTATTCGGCGGTTTGCAGGGCGCGGTCCACTAGCGCCATCGCCATGGCTTTACGTTCCGAGCGGCCAAACACCAGCCCATAGCCACGGGTAAAGTGCGGCGGCCGGTTCAGCGGGTCGACAAAACCGTTCACCATCTCGCACTCAGTCAGTAGGATCTCGCCGATATCTACGGCGAAACCCAACTCTTCCGGCACGATCTCCACGGTAACGTAACCGCTGCGGATCTCTCCGGCGAACGGATGATTACGGCCATAGCCGCGCTGGGTGGAGTAGCTCAATGCCAACAGAAAGCCCTCATCGCCACGCACCAATTGCTGCAAGCGCGCCGAGCGGGAGCAGGGGTAAACCGGTGGGTTGCGGGTAATATCGTCCGGAGTGCTGCCGTCATCTTCTTCTGCCAGCGCCAGCCGTTGCTGGTTAAGCAGGTCGAACACGTGGGTGCAGCTCTCTGGCAGCGGCTCATCCGCCTGTGGTGCCGGAGGTGTTTCACCGTTGGCCAACAGCGCAAAATCCAGCAGGCGGTGGGTATAGTCGTAGGTCGGACCAAGCACCTGCCCGCCGGGCAAGTCTTTGTAAACCGCCGAGATACGCCGCTCCAGCCGCATGTTCTCGCTAGCCAGCGGTTCGCTGACGGCCAGGCGCGGCAGGGTGGTGCGATAGGCGCGCAGCAGGAAAATAGCCTCTACCAGATCGCCGCTGGCCTGCTTGATGGCCAGTGCCGCCAGTTGGCGATCGTAAATACCGCCCTCCGTCATTACCCGGTCAACCGCCAAGCCAAGTTGTTCACCGATTTGCTCTGCGCTGAGCGCTGGGACAGCTTCGTCACCCCGGCGCAGATTTTCCTGTAGTTGATGGGCAGCCTCGATGGCCTTTTCGCCCCCTTTCACCGCAACGTACATCAGCACTCCTCCACGCGGGTGGTTCTTGGCAGCGCCATCAGGCGCTCACCGCAGGTCAAGATAATGTCCAGACCTAGCGGGAAGCGCTGAGGCCGTTCGAGTAGATAAGCCCGTAGCGCAGCTGGCAACGGCGGGGCGATTTCCCGTTGTTTTTCAATGCCGGGGCCGGAAAGGCACAGTGTGTGGTTGCCTGCTAATGCTGCAACCTGCACTACCAGCGTGGCACCGAACTCCGGTGAGACTTCATTGCCGTGGGGCAATGCGCTCAGCTCGGCAGGCTGTAACTGGTCATCCCATACCGCCAGATGGATATCTTCCTGCCGGGTCGCCAGCGGAGCACCGGTATGAAAACGGATGTTAGTTAGCACTTGCTCACTTTTAAGGTCGGCACAGAGCTGGAGCGGGGTTTCCTGATCCGCCAGCGTCAGTATCACGGCGGTGCTGGCGGCGTTCAGTGCACCCCATGCCGGGAAATTTGGCAGTTCAACAATCACGCCAGGTTCACTCAACGCCTTTAAAATCAAACGGAAAGCAGACTGGGATTGCTCAATCGGCTGGTCAAAACCGGCTAGTAACGTCATGGCTTAATCCCCTCGCACCAGCGTAAAGAAGTCCACCCGGCTGGCTGCTACGGCACGGGCGCGCAGTTGGCGCTGCTCCTGTTGTAGTGCGGCCAGGGGTTCGATCAGTTGAAGCTGTAGCAATTCATGGTTGGCGGGTTGTTGTAGCAGGGCGTCGATCAGCGCACAGAGTTCAGCATGTTCCTTGTCACGCCCGGTTATGTAGCTGTAGCCCTGGCAACCGTTCTCCAACTGCACTACGGCACGGGTTACGGTCATATCGCCCAACACAAAGCGGCGGCCGGTCGCTCCCATCCGTCCTAGTAGCTGTGTCAGGCCAATCTCAGGGGCGCGCAGGCGCTGGTAGCTTGGGTTGAGGTTTAGCGCCTGCCAGTGGCTGCGCAGCTGGGCGGGTTGGCTATGCGCCAGGACCGACATCCAGCGTTGTCTCTGCTGTAAGGATTGCATTCAGTGCTCCATCGTCAGTTCGATCATGTCGGCGCGCGCCAGGCTGACGGAGTATTCCGCCACCAAATCGCTGCCGATACAGGTATTTAGGGTGCGCACGCATAGCAAGGGGGCATGGGTGGCGATCTCCAGCAGGCGGCTCTCTTTGGCTTGGGCACGCCGTGCGCTGATGCGGGTCTGGCGGCGGGTCAGCGGCTGGTGGATCTGCTGTTGGATAAACTCATGCAGGGAGCCGCTGCGGAACTGTTGTAAGGCGGGCCACCAGTCGAGATCGGGCAGATAGTGGTCGATCACGCTGAGAGGAACGCCGTTCACCCGGCGCAGGGTGCGCAGGTGGATGATGGTTTCTCCCTCTTCGCGGCTGAGCGCGCTAGCGATATGCCCATTGCACGGGCGTAAAACAGCAAGTAAGTGCTCACTGGTGGGGTGACTGCCCTGCTCGAACAGGTTCTGGCTGAAGCGGGTGTTGGCGTGCAGCGGATAGTTATACGGGCGTAGCAGCACCAGAATGCCGATGCCGTGGCGGCGCTGCAGCCAACCGCGCTCAACCAGCTCGTCTACGGCGCGACGCAGCGTATGGCGATTGACCTCAAAACGCTCGGCAAGCTGTTGTTCTGAAGGCAGATAATCTCCACAGCGGTATTGACTGGACAGCTCCTGCTCCAGCTGGGCGGCGATCTGCTGATATCGAGTGGGGTAACTGGTCGGATGTCTAGATAAGTGCGTCATAGCCAATACCTCGGCACTTCGGTTGGGGGAGAAAGCGAAAAAGCGGCGATAGAATTCATGATCGGCACTCGGTAACAAAGTTGGGCTAATGTTGCCGGGGGCAGATGACAATCAGGTGACGTGCAGGTGGCGAACTGATGAACAATTTGGGACAGGGAGATGATGTCTTAGATTGATGTAAAGAGTGGGTGCTGGCTTGAGTGAAAAAACACCAATGAGGCTTATTTTGTTGTCACAAACGTGCTAACGTTTATGGATGTTGAATACGGAGTATGTAGGAGTTTTGAAGATGGAAAGCCGTATCCAGTTTCGCATTGAAAATGAAACTAAACTGTTGGCACAGAAAGCTGCTGAAGCGAAAGGGACGACCTTAAGTGAAGCCTGTCGGCGTTTAGCGCAACAAATGGCGGACGATCAGCGTGCTGCTGAAGAACACGAAAACTGGTTGAAAGATAAGGTTGATGCAGCCTTTGCCCGTTTACATGAAGGAGAGGCTGTTTATCTTACCCAGCGGCAAGCTGAGGAGAGAATGAGCGACTTTAAAACCAAAGTCAGGGCGAAATACGCAACCAAATAAGGATTATTATGCGCATCGAATGGGACGACGTTGCGTTGCAAGATCGGGAACGCATTTTTGAATTTCTTTATCCACTCAATCCATTGGCTGCGGAACAAGTTGATGATGAGATTGAACTTGCCGTTGAGTCGCTGCTAGAAAACCCAGAAATGGGCAGGCCTTGGTATGGGGAAGCTCGCAAACTGGTGATCAGTAAAGCCTCCCTATTGCTGATTTATGTCATTTTGGATGAGGTAATAAAGGTTTTAGCCGTCGCCCATCAGCGTGAAAAATTCCCCAATTAACGCAGTTTATGCACCATCTGGTTAGCGCTACCGCGCCAAATCAGCGCCGGGTCTTTTAAATCCTGCACAAACTTACCATCTATCAACACGTTAATCCGATCGACGATCTGCATCTGCTCGCTATCCAGTTCATCCAGCTTATAGCCGGTCCACAGCCAGATATCTTTGCCGGGACATTCGGCATGCACTCGTTTGACCAACTGCAGCACGGCGGCGACGTTGGCCGGGTGCAGCGGATCGCCACCGGACAACGACAACCCTTGGCGTGGAATACGCGTGTCGTTGAGATCGGCTATGACCTGATCTTCCATCTGCTGGGTAAACGGCAGGCCAGAGTTCAGCCGCCAGGTGCTTTTGTTATAGCAACCGGGGCATTGGTGCACGCAGCCTGCGACAAACAGCGTGCAGCGGGTGCCGGGGCCGTTGACCACGTCGATAGGATAATACTGGTGAAAATTCATAGTATTGCGTTCTTTTATATGGCCCCTCACCCCAACCCTCTCCCACGGGGAGAGGGAGCTGGTACGGTGCGGTGGTCAGGTGCAGAAGTTACTCTGCAACATTGTTACCAAGGGCGAGTGCAGTAATTAAGTTGTGGCACTTTCTGTCCCCCTCTCTGTGGGAGAAGGAGCAGGTACGGTGCGGCAGTCAGGTATGGAAGTCACCTGTGACGTATTTGGCCCCATCCTCTCACTTGTTACCAAGGACGAGTGCAGTAATTAAGTTGTGGCACATTCGGTCCCCCTCTCTGTGGGAGAAGGAGCAGGTACGGTGCGGCAGTCAGGTATGGAAGTCACCTGTGACGTATTTGGCCCCATCCTCTCACTTGTTACCAAGGACGAGTGCAGTAATTAAGTTGTGGCACATTCGGTCCCCTCTCCCTGTGGGAGAGGGTTAGGGTGAGGGGTCACTAGCTAAAGTTAACCGATCTGCCCGTTGCCCAGATGTTTCACCCGGCGTTTCACTTCTTCCTGCTTACCGGCGTTGAACGGCCGGGCATCCGGGCTGCCCAGATAGCCACACACGCGGCGGGTCACCGACACTTTTGCCGAATCATGGTTGCCACATTTCGGACAGGTGAAGCCCTTGCTGGTACAGGAGAACTCACCGGTGTAGCCACACTCGTAGCACTCATCGATCGGCGTGTTGGTGCCGTAATAAGGCACGCGGGTGTAGCTGTAATCCCACACGTCTTCCAGCGCCTTCAGGTTGTGCTGCAGGTTCGGGTATTCGCCGTAACAGATAAAACCGCCGTTGGCCAAAGGTGGATATGGCGCTTCGAAGTCCAGCTTGTCGTACGGATTAACCTTTTTCTCCACGTCGAGGTGGAAACTGTTGGTGTAATAACCCTTGTCAGTCACCCCGGCGACCACGCCAAACTCGCTGGTATCCAGGCGGCAGAAGCGATCGCACAGGTTCTCACTTGGCGTGCTGTACAGGCTGAAGCCGTAGCCGGTTTCTTCCTTCCAGCTTTCGGTGGCGTTTTTCAGGCGCTCAACGATGGCGATGGCTTTGGCACGCAGTTGCTCGTCGTCGTACACGTGTTTTTGTGAGCCAAACAGTGCGTTGATGGTTTCATGCACGCCGATGTAGCCCAACGAAATCGAGGCGCGACCGTTCTTGAAGATCTCCGCGATATTGTCGTCGGCCTTCAACCGTACTCCGCAGGCGCCTTCCATATACAGGATCGGTGCCACGCGGGCCTTGATGCCTTCCAGGCGGGCAATGCGGGTCATCAGGGCTTTCTTGGCCAGCAGCAAGCGCTCATCCAGCAACTGCCAGAAGCGGTCTTCGTTACCCTGGGCCTCCAGAGCGATACGCGGCAGGTTCAGGCTGATCACGCCGATATTGTTGCGGCCATCGTGGATCTGCTCGCCGTTTTCTTCATAGGTGCCGAGGAAGCTGCGGCAACCCATCGGCGTTTTAAAGGAACCGGTGACCTTGACCACCTGATCGTAATTGAGAATGTCTGGATACATGCGTTTGCTGGCACATTCCAGCGCCAGCTGTTTGATGTCGTAGTTAGCGTCACCAAACTTGTGGTTCAGGCCGTCGCGGATGGCGAAGACCAGTTTCGGGAACACGGCGGTTTTACGATTTTTACCCAGCCCGGCGATACGATTTTTCAGGATCGACTGCTGGATCATGCGCGATTCCCAACTGGTGCCCAAACCGAAACCGAAGGTGACAAACGGCGTCTGGCCGTTGGCGGTATGCAGAGTGTTGACTTCATATTCCAGCGACTGGAAGGCGTCGTAACACTCTTTCTCGGTGCGGGTCATCGCATAGCCTGCCACGTCTGGGATCTGCCACTGCTGCGCTACCTGCTGGTGTTTGTGGAAGCTCTCGGTGACGAAGGGGGCCAGGATCTCATCAATGCGGTTGATGGTGGTACCGCCATAAATATGGCTGGCGACCTGAGCGATGATCTGCGCGGTCACGGCGGTGGCGGTGGAGATCGACTTCGGCGGCTCGATCTCGGCGTTACCCATCTTGAAGCCGTTGGTCAACATGCCTTTCAGATCGATCAGCATACAGTTGAACATCGGGAAGAACGGTGAGTAGTCGAGATCGTGATAGTGGATTTCGCCGCGCTCATGCGCCAGCACCACATCGCGCGGCAGGATATGCTGTTTGGCGTAGTGCTTGGCGACGATACCGGCCAGCAGATCGCGCTGGGTAGGGATCACCTTGCTGTCTTTATTGGCGTTCTCATTGAGCAGCGCGACGTTGCTTTGTTCCACCAGACCACGAATTTCCTGGTTCAGCCGCCCGCGCAGCTCACGCGAGACGTCACGATCGTGGCGATATTCGATGTAGGTACGTGCCAGTTGCTTATACGGGCCAGACATCAGCTGGTTTTCTACCGCCTGCTGGATTTCGTGGATGTCGACACGCGGTCGATTTTCCATCTGTTGAGCGACCACGCGGGCGACTGTAGCACAGTAGTCAGCATCGACAACTTCAGCGGCCAAAGCGGCCCGCTCGATGGCCTGCTTGATCAGCATCTCGTCAAAAGATACCTGGCAACCGTCCCGTTTAATCACTACTGGTTTCACGTTGTAACTCCTGTCCCCATGGGGGAGCGTCGGCTTATCCACAGGGCAAAACCGCAGGGCGCAAGGGCTGCGGAGGGTGTGGATGATATTGTGGATAACTACTACATATAGGTGATTGAATCTCTACGGGCACTATATATGGGTGTGGTGCCGCTTTTTTTGACGTGGGTCAAAGAATGGGGGGAGCAGTTTGAACGCTGTACAGTTACCCGTTACAGGAATATTTGTAACCCTTGCTATCAGCGGCTTGAATGGAAAATGCCGATTATCCGAAAGATCGTTAAAGCGTGATTGCGATCGCATCATGCCGATTAGCGGCGAAAATGCGCCAGTAAAAAATCGACCCAGACGCGCACCCGTGGCGGCAGATCTGCCGAGGCATAGTAAAGCCAGATTTGCGTGGGTTTAGGCCAGTGATCTTGCAGCACTGGCAACAAGGTTCCCTGGGCAAAATGCTGTTCCACATACCAACGCGACAGGCAAGCGATGCCCAGCCCGGCCAGCGCGGAATCTAGCAACATCTCCGGGCTGCTGGCCGTCAGGCGGCCATGTAGATCCAGCGTTTTGTGTGCCAGTGGCCATTTTACATTACGCCCGGTGGCCGGATTGCGGTGCAGCAGGCAACTGTGTTGCAGCAGATCTTCCGGCACCTGCGGTGTGCCATGCTGGGCAAGGTAACCGGGGGCGGCGACCAATAGCATCTGCATCGGGTAGAGCGGGCGTGCTACCAGCCGGCTATCGGGATCGACCTGGCTGCCGATGCCCACATCAAAACCTTCACCGACCAGATTCACCACCCGGGCATCTAGCGACAGATCCAGATCGATCATCGGGTAGCGTTGTAAAAACTCAGGGATCAGCGGCATCAGTACCTGACGGCCAAAGCCTGGGATCATGCTGACGCGCACGCTACCGGCTGGAGGGAGTTGTGCGCCCCCGGCCAGCTCCAGCGTGGCGGTCAGCGCTTGCCATAACGGTGCTACCTGTTCCAGCAGGGCTTTGCCTTCGTCAGTCAGCACCACGCTGTGGGTGTTGCGTTGGAACAACCGCAGCGCCAGCTTCTCTTCCAGCACGCGGATATTTTTGCTGATCGCTGCCGGGGTCACGCCCAGCTGGCGTGCAGCGGCGGAGAAGTTTTGTGTCTGAGCGGCGCTGAGAAACGCCGGTAACAGGCGGTGTACGTCAATGGGCAGCGACATAATGGTTGATACTTTAGGTTGAAGTTAATGTGACCGTTTACAGACTACACCGGAAACGGAGGAAATGAAAAAATGGCTTACTTTCGATAAACAAGGATTTCCCCATGTCGCGTATTTTAGTGTTGGCCGCCCACCGTTTCCCTGATGACTCCCGCATCAATAAGGCGCTGATCGAGGCGCTGCGTCCTTTACCTAACGTCACCGTGCATGAACTGATGCGCGTTTACCCGGACTACCAGATTGACGTGGCCCGCGAGCAGGAACTGCTGCAAGCGCATGATGTGGTGGTGATGCTGTTTCCGTTCTATTGGTACAGCTCACCGGCGATCCTCAGCGAATGGCAGGATGCGGTATTAACCCACGGTTTCGCCTATGGTAGCGAAGGTACTCAGCTGCAGGGTAAGCCTTTGCAACTGGTGGTTAGCACCGGGGGCAACGCGCAGGCCTATTCACCGGCTGGCTATAACCGCTATCCGGTAGCCGACCTGCTGCGGCCGTTTAACGCCGTCGCCAACCTGACCGGCATGGATTATTTGCCGCCGCATCTGGTGCAGGGCGTATTTGATATGAGCGATGAGAAGCTGGCAGAGGAAGCGGCGGAAGTAGTGAAGCTGGTGCAGAGTTTTTAAGTTCGGGGGCAGGGTGACGTTCTACATCCCTCTTCCGCAAGGGAAGAGGGATGAGGAGAGGGCCGTATTACAAGATACCTGCGCCAATCGGGAACAACGGATCGACAGAATCGTGTGCCACATCCTCTTTCTGATCCAGCACCGCCTGCCAACTGGATGGCAGCTCAAACGGTAACTTACCCTGTGCCTTGCTCTTGCCGGTGATCACATCCAGCACCGCCTCGTCGGACGCGCCGAAGTTGGCCAGCAGTACGTCGGTTTTATCCACGATGTTGGTCAGGATCGCCGGGCGATCGAGGTAAACGGAAATTACCGTTGGAATGTTGAGCGCCTTCACCTGTTTGATCAACTGATAGTCTTCACTGCCGCTGTAAGTGCCAGCTTTCTGATCCAGCACCACGGTATCGGCATCGTCAAAGCCCAGTTGGCCAAAGTTGACCGAAACGCCAAACGGGTAGTGCGGATCGTTCTGATGCGGTGTATCTACTCGCAGGATGGCGATCTCCGCCTCCTCCGGCGTAGCGACGACTTCCAACCCATAGCGTGCCGCCACGGTAGCGTTGACGTTATGCAGGAACACCTTCTTGCCGCTCAGTGCCAATGGCAACAGGGCCTGGTTATTCTGCAACAGGATCTGCGCACGGCGCTGTGCATCATCCCCTTTCTGCTGGAACTCCGCATTGCCGACAATTTTCACCGCTTTGGCTTCATCCACGTAAGGTTTCTCAAACAGCCCCAGCTCAAACTTCTGCTGTAAAATGCGTGTGACGGAAGCGTCGATGGTGGCGATCGGCAGCTGTTGCTGGTTGATGGCTTCTATCAGATCGCTAGGATCGCTGGTACCGCCGAACTGATCGATCCCGGCTTCCACCGCTTTCACTACGCGTTCCTGGCGGGTGAGGTTCTCAACGCCCCACGACATGCCGATCCCGGCAGTCCAAGGCGAGACTCCGGCGGCGATGTCGGCATCGCTGATGCCGGTGGCGCATTTACCTTCGCAGCTTTCCAGGATGCCCCAGTCACTCAGCACTACGCCGGTGAAACCAAAGCGGCCACGCAGCATCTCGGTCAACACCTGCTTGTTAAAGCCAAAGCCTACTTCTTCAATCAGCTGATCCTTGTACCACAGGTTGATCGGTTGGCCGTAATAGGGCATCACCGAGGCCACATTGGCGGCAAATGCCCCTTCGAACGGTACCAGGTGGTATTCCAGATTATCGCCCGGATAGACCTGCTCTTTGCCAAAGATGTTGTGTGGATCCAACCCGCCAAGCTGTGGTCCGCCACCGGCAAAGTGTTTGACCACGGTGATGACGCTGTCTTGGGTCAAGCCTTTGTCACCATGCTGGAAGCCTTCGATATAAGCTTGTACCTGACGTTTGGCGAGTTGGTTATCCTCGCCGAAGGTACCGTTGATGCGGCCCCAGCGCGGTTCGGTGGCAAGGTCGGCCTGCGGTGATAACGCCATATGGATCCCAACGGCCCGGTACTCCTGACGGGCGATATCACCAAAGGTTTTGGACAGTGCCGTATCATCGATTGCCGCCAGCCCGAGCGGCTCTGGCCATTGTGAGAAACTGCCTGCCGCGACGCTGGTGGCATTCGGATCGTTAACGAAGTGGTTGCGCGGGTCGGTACTGATGGTTACCGGTATACCGAGGCGAGACTTCTCGGCCATTTCCTGCAGCGCATTGTTATCGGCCGAAATATGCTGTGGATCGCCCGCCATGCGGGTAATGAAGGTGTTGACGAAGCGTTGGTTAACATCTTCTTCGGCGGCGCTAATATCGACGCGGCCAGCACCATCGAGGCCAATGGTACCGTGCATCATGGCACCGGCTTTTTCTTCCACGTTCATGCGCGCGGTCAGATCGCGGGCTCGGGTGGTGCTATCAAGACGCCAGTCTTCATAAGGATCTAGCTGGCCGTTTTTATTCAGATCTTTAAATTTCAGCCCGTCGACGGTAAGCGTGGGGATATTTCTGCTCTCCAGCTCCGCCTGATTACTCGGAGTAATCTGGGTATCATTATTGTCACAGCCGGTCAATCCGGCGGCTAATAAACCACTGACTATAAATATCGACTTCCTT
This genomic window contains:
- the phnL gene encoding phosphonate C-P lyase system protein PhnL, which translates into the protein MTIKIRVEHLSKTFVLHQQHGTRLPVLQDANLTVSSGECVVLHGHSGSGKSTLLRSLYANYLPDSGKIWIHHQNDWLELVQAEARQILAVRRHTIGWVSQFLRVIPRISALEVVMQPLLESGVERSECRERAEALLNQLNVPQRLWQLAPSTFSGGEQQRVNIARGFIKDYPILLLDEPTASLDSRNSAAVVNLIEQAKQRGAAIVGIFHDAGTRQQVADRLHTMQAPQVLETP
- the phnK gene encoding phosphonate C-P lyase system protein PhnK, with product MTSAPLSATPLLTVDNLTHLYAPGKGFSNVSFDIYPGEVLGIVGESGSGKTTLLKSISARLAPQQGQILYRPQPGQQQDLYAMAESDRRRLLRTDWGVVHQHPLDGLRPQVSAGGNIGERLMAIGQRHYGDIRQQAKQWLEDVEIPVSRLDDLPTTFSGGMQQRLQIARNLVTHPKLVFMDEPTGGLDVSVQARLLDLLRNLVVEMQLAAVIVTHDLGVARLLAHRLLVMKEGEVVESGLTDRVLDDPHHPYTQLLVSSVLS
- a CDS encoding alpha-D-ribose 1-methylphosphonate 5-phosphate C-P-lyase PhnJ, which translates into the protein MSEVLTGYNLGYLDEQTKRMIRRAILKAVAIPGYQVPFGGREMPMPYGWGTGGIQITASIIGRTDVLKVIDQGADDTTNAVSIRRFFQRVAGVATTERTPEATLIQTRHRIPETPLQADQILIYQVPIPEPLRFIEPRETETRKMHALEEYGVMQVKLYEDIARYGHIATTYAYPVKVNDRYVMDPSPIPKFDNPKMHMMPALQLFGAGREKRIYALPPFTKVESLDFDDHPFSVQQWEEPCALCGSRHSYLDEVVLDDQGSRMFVCSDTDFCQQQLNQEVPH
- a CDS encoding carbon-phosphorus lyase complex subunit PhnI: MYVAVKGGEKAIEAAHQLQENLRRGDEAVPALSAEQIGEQLGLAVDRVMTEGGIYDRQLAALAIKQASGDLVEAIFLLRAYRTTLPRLAVSEPLASENMRLERRISAVYKDLPGGQVLGPTYDYTHRLLDFALLANGETPPAPQADEPLPESCTHVFDLLNQQRLALAEEDDGSTPDDITRNPPVYPCSRSARLQQLVRGDEGFLLALSYSTQRGYGRNHPFAGEIRSGYVTVEIVPEELGFAVDIGEILLTECEMVNGFVDPLNRPPHFTRGYGLVFGRSERKAMAMALVDRALQTAEYGEDVAGPAQDEEFVLAHADNVEAAGFVSHLKLPHYVDFQAELELLKRLQQEFAALQENRHE
- the phnH gene encoding phosphonate C-P lyase system protein PhnH is translated as MTLLAGFDQPIEQSQSAFRLILKALSEPGVIVELPNFPAWGALNAASTAVILTLADQETPLQLCADLKSEQVLTNIRFHTGAPLATRQEDIHLAVWDDQLQPAELSALPHGNEVSPEFGATLVVQVAALAGNHTLCLSGPGIEKQREIAPPLPAALRAYLLERPQRFPLGLDIILTCGERLMALPRTTRVEEC
- the phnG gene encoding phosphonate C-P lyase system protein PhnG yields the protein MQSLQQRQRWMSVLAHSQPAQLRSHWQALNLNPSYQRLRAPEIGLTQLLGRMGATGRRFVLGDMTVTRAVVQLENGCQGYSYITGRDKEHAELCALIDALLQQPANHELLQLQLIEPLAALQQEQRQLRARAVAASRVDFFTLVRGD
- the phnF gene encoding phosphonate metabolism transcriptional regulator PhnF, with the translated sequence MTHLSRHPTSYPTRYQQIAAQLEQELSSQYRCGDYLPSEQQLAERFEVNRHTLRRAVDELVERGWLQRRHGIGILVLLRPYNYPLHANTRFSQNLFEQGSHPTSEHLLAVLRPCNGHIASALSREEGETIIHLRTLRRVNGVPLSVIDHYLPDLDWWPALQQFRSGSLHEFIQQQIHQPLTRRQTRISARRAQAKESRLLEIATHAPLLCVRTLNTCIGSDLVAEYSVSLARADMIELTMEH
- a CDS encoding type II toxin-antitoxin system RelB/DinJ family antitoxin, producing MESRIQFRIENETKLLAQKAAEAKGTTLSEACRRLAQQMADDQRAAEEHENWLKDKVDAAFARLHEGEAVYLTQRQAEERMSDFKTKVRAKYATK
- a CDS encoding type II toxin-antitoxin system RelE/ParE family toxin; amino-acid sequence: MRIEWDDVALQDRERIFEFLYPLNPLAAEQVDDEIELAVESLLENPEMGRPWYGEARKLVISKASLLLIYVILDEVIKVLAVAHQREKFPN
- the nrdG gene encoding anaerobic ribonucleoside-triphosphate reductase-activating protein, with product MNFHQYYPIDVVNGPGTRCTLFVAGCVHQCPGCYNKSTWRLNSGLPFTQQMEDQVIADLNDTRIPRQGLSLSGGDPLHPANVAAVLQLVKRVHAECPGKDIWLWTGYKLDELDSEQMQIVDRINVLIDGKFVQDLKDPALIWRGSANQMVHKLR